Proteins from a single region of Ischnura elegans chromosome 2, ioIscEleg1.1, whole genome shotgun sequence:
- the LOC124153491 gene encoding protein angel homolog 2 isoform X2, translating into MSMIDESPLKKMKPENSDVEVVEVEEDDPGEVCIIFEKLANNPEHNEVKADESTRNGTQSVHAMKHVPPTSTSEALFRSPNECFDSTQQFYGGSSQSMDDKKVDRKRNQLKELRQLEYTEYGRSFVVSQKGEENSLPFTIMSYNVLSQLLLESHPHLYYNHNQAALSWDWRSKALLKEIEGVSPDVLCLQEVQESHLQSFYNPELQKLGYQGIYKKRTGDKPDGVAIYYKESVFNLEEYSTVEFMQPMMPVLNRDNVALIARFSSKCCPSLSHLCVATTHLLYNPRRMDVKLAQTQLLLAELERLAFIKNDGPSSYYPLIVTGDLNVTPKSSLYKLLTTGILLDNDVSDEMFDVLGITSNCQHFSLVNGRLSSESSSIDRISELSELKVYNSDHIKKLREMKLCEVPPEDGFKMHMERRKGHLSHNFVLKSVYEHRNSRGKEVTTKQDKWVTVDYIFYSCLTRGLSLEPIEGKLKLISRLGLLCKEECFAYGPIPNLGSPSDHFPLVCRFVLT; encoded by the exons ATGTCTATGATTGATGAGTCCCCTCTGAAGAAAATGAAGCCAGAAAATTCAGACGTTGAGGTTGTAGAAGTTGAGGAAGATGACCCCGGTGAAGTATGTATTATATTCGAGAAGTTGGCTAATAATCCCGAACACAATGAGGTTAAAGCTGATGAATCAACCAGAAATGGCACACAAAGTGTACATGCCATGAAACATGTACCTCCCACAAGTACTTCTGAAGCATTGTTCAGAAGCCCAAATGAGTGTTTTGACAGCACGCAGCAGTTTTATGGAGGTTCTTCTCAGTCTATGGACGACAAGAAAG TTGACCGCAAGAGAAACCAGCTCAAAGAGCTTCGCCAATTGGAGTACACCGAGTATGGAAGAAGTTTTGTTGTTAGCCAAAAAG GCGAAGAAAATTCACTACCCTTCACCATTATGTCATATAATGTCTTATCTCAGCTACTGCTTGAAAGTCATCCACATTTGTATTACAATCATAACCAAGCCGCCCTTAGCTGGGACTGGCGGAGTAAGGCTTTACTTAAAGAGATAGAAGGTGTTTCACCAGAT GTTTTATGTCTGCAAGAAGTACAGGAAAGTCATTTACAGTCATTTTACAATCCTGAACTTCAGAAGTTGG gataCCAAGGTATATACAAGAAGCGAACTGGAGACAAGCCGGATGGCGTTGCCATTTATTATAAAGAATCTGTGTTTAACTTGGAAGAGTATTCCACTGTTGAGTTTATGCAGCCTATGATGCCAGTTTTAAACAGAGATAATGTGGCCTTGATTGCGAGATTTTCCTCAAAATGTTGTCCATCTTTATCTCATTTATGCGTGGCTACTACTCATCTACTATACAATCCAAGACGAATGGATGTAAAACTTGCACAAACACAGTTATTACTTGCAGAGTTGGAGAGGTTGGCGTTTATCAAGAATGATGGGCCATCCTCTTACTACCCTCTCATTGTCACCGGCGATTTGAATGTGACACCGAAATCAAGCTTGTATAAACTCTTGACAACAGGAATTCTCCTGGATAATGATGTTTCTGATGAAATGTTCGATGTTCTTGGCATTACTAGCAATTGCCAGCATTTCAGTCTAGTGAATGGTCGGCTGAGCTCTGAATCATCCTCTATTGATAGAATATCAGAATTGAGTGAGTTAAAAGTGTACAACTCTGATCACATCAAAAAACTCCGGGAGATGAAACTTTGTGAAGTTCCTCCAGAAGATGGATTTAAAATGCATATGGAAAGAAGAAAGGGGCACCTAAGTCACAATTTTGTATTGAAATCAGTATATGAACACAGAAACTCTCGTGGAAAAGAAGTCACtacaaaacaagataaatggGTCACGGtggattacattttttatag TTGCCTAACCAGAGGTCTCAGCTTGGAGCCAATAGAAGGCAAACTTAAACTGATATCTCGCTTGGGCCTCTTATGCAAAGAAGAATGCTTTGCATATGGACCAATTCCAAACTTAGGCTCCCCCTCAGATCATTTTCCACTTGTGTGCCGATTCGTGTTGACTTGA
- the LOC124153489 gene encoding elongation factor 1-gamma, with protein sequence MASGTLYTYPENFRAYKALIAAEYSGAKVKIAQDFVFGQTNKTEAFLKKFPLGKVPAFETADGKCITESNAIAYFVSNDQLRGRSDLEKAQVIQWMGFADNDILPASCTWVFPCLGIMQYNKQNVERAKDDIKKALGALNSHLLHVTYLVGERITLADISVCCTLLHLYQYVLDPAFRKPYQNVNRWFTTIINQPQVKAVIGDFPLCVKMAEFDAKKFAEVQGKIGKETGKDKKSNKKEKAEKPQEKQADTPKKAATEELDETERALAEEPKSKDPMDALPRGTFDLDDFKRFYSNEEEAKSIPYFWEKFDKENWSIWFCDYKYPEELAKIFMSCNLIAGFYQRLGKLAKNAFASMCVFGQDNDNSISGIWVWRGHDLAFKLSPDWMVDYDSYHWKKLDANSEETKKMVEQYFSWTGNDKSGKKFNQGKIFK encoded by the exons ATGGCGTCCGGA ACTCTCTACACTTACCCCGAAAATTTCAGAGCATACAAGGCTCTAATAGCAGCCGAATATTCCGGAGCCAAAGTAAAAATTGCACAAGATTTCGTGTTTGGACAAACGAACAAAACCGAggcctttttaaaaaaatttcctcttggAAAG gTGCCTGCATTTGAAACAGCTGATGGCAAATGCATCACCGAAAGCAATGCCATTGCTTACtttg tCTCCAATGACCAGTTACGCGGTCGCAGTGATCTCGAAAAAGCTCAAGTAATTCAGTGGATGGGATTTGCCGACAATGACATTCTTCCCGCCTCATGCACTTGGGTGTTTCCATGTTTAGGAATCATGCAGTATAACAAGCAG AATGTTGAACGTGCTAAAGATGATATTAAGAAAGCCCTGGGTGCTTTGAATTCCCATTTATTGCACGTAACTTATTTAGTTGGGGAGCGAATCACTCTGGCTGATATTAGTGTCTGCTGTACTTTGCTGCATCTCTACCAGTATGTGTTGGACCCAGCATTCAG GAAGCCGTATCAAAACGTAAACAGGTGGTTTACAACTATTATTAATCAACCTCAAGTAAAAGCTGTCATTGGCGACTTCCCTCTCTGCGTAAAAATGGCTGAATTTGATGCGAAGAAGTTCGCTGAAGTGCAAG gaaAGATTGGTAAAGAAACTGGAAAAGACAAGAAatcaaataagaaagaaaaagcaGAAAAGCCTCAGGAGAAACAAGCTGACACCCCAAAAAAGGCTGCTACTGAAGAATTGGATGAGACTGAGAGAGCTCTGGCAGAGGAACCCAAGAGCAAGGACCCAATGGATGCCCTCCCCAGGGG GACATTTGATTTGGATGATTTCAAAAGATTTTACTCAAATGAAGAGGAAGCAAAGTCAATCccctacttctgggagaaattcgATAAGGAAAATTGGTCCATTTGGTTCTGCGATTACAAGTATCCTGAAGAGCTAGCCAAAATATTTATGAGTTGTAATTTAATTGCAG GCTTTTATCAAAGGCTTGGAAAACTAGCTAAGAATGCATTTGCCTCAATGTGCGTGTTTGGACAAGATAATGATAATTCAATATCAGGCATCTGGGTGTGGAGAGGCCATGATCTAGCTTTCAAg CTTTCACCTGATTGGATGGTTGATTACGACTCTTACCATTGGAAAAAGTTGGATGCTAACTCAGAAGAAACTAAGAAAATGGTTGAGCAATACTTCAGCTGGACTGGAAATGACAAATCAGGAAAGAAATTCaaccaaggaaaaatatttaagtga
- the LOC124153490 gene encoding calcineurin subunit B type 2, translated as MGNESSLPMELCSNFDADEIRRLGKRFRKLDLDNSGSLSIDEFMSLPELQQNPLVQRVIDIFDADGNGEVDFKEFIQGVSQFSVKGDKESKLRFAFRIYDMDNDGYISNGELFQVLKMMVGNNLKDTQLQQIVDKTILFADKDEDGKISFEEFCSVVGNTDIHKKMVVDV; from the exons ATG GGTAATGAAAGTTCTCTGCCAATGGAGCTTTGCTCCAACT ttGACGCTGATGAAATCAGAAGACTTGGTAAGAGATTTCGCAAATTGGACCTGGACAATTCTGGATCGCTGAGCATAGATGAGTTCATGTCACTTCCGGAATTACAGCAGAATCCGTTGGTGCAACGTGTAATAGACATTTTTGATGCCGATGGGAACGGAGAGGTTGACTTTAAAG AATTTATTCAAGGTGTCTCTCAGTTTAGTGTCAAAGGAGACAAGGAGTCCAAGTTAAGGTTTGCCTTCAGGATTTATGACATGGATAATGATGGATACATATCCAATGGAGAACTCTTCCAA gttttaaaaATGATGGTGGGCAATAACCTGAAGGATACTCAGTTACAGCAAATTGTAGATAAGACAATATTATTTGCTGATAAGGATGAagatggtaaaatttcatttgaagaaTTCTGTTCG GTTGTTGGCAACACAGACATCCACAAAAAGATGGTGGTTGATGTTTAA